The Parashewanella tropica genome window below encodes:
- the ggt gene encoding gamma-glutamyltransferase, protein MTVSKGFKKTLMLLATAVIFAAGQVSADPNNHTAHLIKPEAQSAPPLLEYSSIVHPVIARNGMVASQEVLASQVGVDILKRGGNAIDAAVAVGFALAVTLPRAGNIAGGGFMLVYLADKDKFVALDYKEMAPAAASRDMYILPDGSVDKHTVRYTRKGFGVPGTVAAFAKALKEHGTMSLAEVLQPSIDLARNGIKVTDDLAFSLVYAAKRLGKDPEAKNIFFRKDGVPLKAGDMLYQKDLAWSLEQIAKKGPDAFYKGEIAKRIADDMKQGNGLVTQSDMANYVVAEREPIKTSYRNHDLVIMPPPSSGGVHIAQMLNVFEKFDLKSMGHNTAATIHLMSETMRQAYADRSKHLGDPDFNNIPIKWLTSEKYAKQTMAQITMDKARSSKDVNPGTPPLPESPDTTHFSVMDKFGNVVSNTYSLNYSYGSGIVAKGTGILLNNVMDDFSAKPGSPNGYGLVGGEANAIAPKKRALSSMTPTIVMKDGKPFLVTGSPGGSRIITTVMQVVLNVIDHDMNIAEATHAVRVHHQWLPDQILIEPGLNKDTIELLKAKGHKVVTSKNSMGSTQSIMYKDGYFYGSADTRRPGAAAIGF, encoded by the coding sequence GTGACAGTATCCAAAGGCTTTAAAAAAACGCTAATGCTATTGGCAACCGCTGTGATATTTGCAGCGGGGCAAGTATCTGCCGATCCTAATAATCACACTGCCCACTTAATCAAACCTGAAGCTCAAAGCGCTCCTCCATTACTTGAGTACAGCAGTATTGTTCATCCAGTCATCGCTAGAAATGGCATGGTCGCAAGCCAAGAAGTATTAGCTTCTCAAGTCGGCGTGGATATTCTCAAGCGAGGAGGAAATGCGATTGATGCCGCCGTTGCCGTTGGCTTTGCATTAGCCGTGACCTTACCTAGAGCTGGAAACATTGCTGGTGGTGGTTTCATGCTGGTATACCTTGCCGATAAAGATAAGTTTGTTGCTCTAGATTACAAAGAAATGGCACCCGCGGCAGCGAGCCGTGATATGTATATTTTACCTGATGGCAGTGTCGATAAACATACTGTGCGATATACCCGCAAAGGTTTTGGCGTACCGGGTACAGTTGCCGCATTTGCTAAAGCTTTAAAAGAACACGGCACTATGAGCCTTGCAGAGGTGCTGCAACCTTCGATCGATTTAGCTCGAAATGGTATCAAGGTAACGGACGATTTAGCCTTTTCGTTAGTGTATGCCGCTAAGCGTCTAGGGAAAGATCCCGAAGCAAAGAATATCTTTTTTAGAAAAGACGGCGTACCGTTAAAAGCAGGGGATATGCTTTATCAAAAAGATCTAGCATGGTCACTTGAGCAAATCGCCAAAAAAGGACCTGATGCCTTCTATAAAGGGGAAATCGCTAAACGAATTGCTGATGATATGAAACAAGGCAATGGCTTAGTGACACAAAGCGATATGGCAAATTATGTAGTCGCCGAGCGTGAACCGATTAAAACAAGCTATCGCAATCACGATTTAGTCATTATGCCACCGCCAAGCTCAGGTGGTGTTCATATTGCGCAAATGCTCAATGTATTTGAGAAGTTTGATTTGAAATCAATGGGTCATAATACGGCGGCAACCATTCATCTAATGAGTGAAACCATGCGCCAAGCCTATGCTGATAGAAGTAAACATTTGGGCGATCCTGATTTTAATAATATTCCAATCAAATGGTTAACCAGTGAAAAGTATGCCAAGCAAACGATGGCTCAGATCACTATGGATAAAGCACGTTCTTCTAAAGATGTGAATCCAGGGACGCCACCACTGCCAGAAAGCCCTGATACCACTCATTTCTCGGTAATGGATAAATTTGGCAATGTGGTTTCAAACACCTATTCCCTTAACTATTCATACGGCTCAGGAATTGTGGCGAAAGGCACAGGTATTTTGCTGAATAACGTGATGGATGACTTTTCTGCTAAACCGGGTTCGCCAAATGGTTATGGCTTAGTCGGTGGTGAAGCCAATGCGATCGCACCTAAAAAACGTGCTTTGAGTTCGATGACACCAACTATCGTGATGAAAGACGGTAAACCCTTCTTGGTAACAGGCAGTCCGGGTGGCAGCCGTATCATCACCACTGTGATGCAAGTGGTGCTTAATGTGATCGATCACGATATGAATATCGCAGAAGCGACTCATGCAGTACGAGTACACCATCAATGGCTGCCAGATCAAATCCTTATCGAGCCGGGTTTGAATAAAGACACCATAGAGCTATTGAAAGCGAAAGGGCATAAAGTTGTGACATCTAAAAACTCAATGGGCAGTACTCAATCCATTATGTATAAAGACGGTTACTTTTATGGTTCGGCAGATACAAGACGTCCAGGAGCTGCGGCGATAGGTTTTTGA
- a CDS encoding TonB-dependent receptor plug domain-containing protein — protein MKFSLSKITFGVVSTLGLSLSSSITLAEDAEDVSANNGEAVERIAVLGSRRIGRTISESNVPVDVLSADVLKEGGFTDMNRQLQNAVPSFNYYQPSLVDGTEHIKPASLRGLAPDQTLVLLNGRRFHSSALLNLNASAGRGSVSVDLNAIPSAAIERIEILRDGAAAQYGSDAIAGVINIITKKDAEGGVFNLTAGQHITTLDGVPKLIGVQTDANGNVVPNGSNRVAGIYGKDISRKDGETVSLSGNAGFGFLETGYVNLTAEYNNANATKRGGLDDGDTYTKNPDGTFDKREITVNRDRFSFGAPKSKSYSLLASSGYEFDSGSELYSTFTLQNRKSVSGAFFREAADEGLLIQKIYPDGFTPQVHADIDDWSLLTGFKGTLGEWDYNTSVVTGKNSVAYNNTNTANATYLLDTPTSFYGGKLISGQDVVNVDFTRFYDVAFLDSPIAFSVGAEYRRDSYEIRSGDVKAYTNRPSLDADGKPIFDDKGNPVYPTKRLFAQGSIFFSKNSEVDKSRNSKAIYAEVDADLTDDWNLVLAARYENYSDFGSTTNGKIATRYNLTDDLAIRGSFSTGFRAPSLQQQFYTSTNTNIIEGKAFEVGTVAATSKAARALGGKQLDAEKATNYSLGFTWDLLENLNLTFDAYRIEIDDRIVLSETLGNDDAERKIVEKVFAENKIEGINAIRFFINGVNSTTEGIDVNLAYQTEVLAGDLKLSTGFNYNKTEVSDVLNTAGPSSLFTSDQLFTRRERARLENAAPKQKANVTANWNKDALSLMLRTNYYGEVTQPSSQSKNDVTIDKAFIWDAEASYKITENLVTSIGVNNLFDKYPTSGIERDLKAGKKPSQFDYILPYANFSPYGFQGRYVYLRASLSF, from the coding sequence ATGAAGTTTTCATTATCAAAAATTACCTTTGGTGTAGTTTCAACTTTGGGATTATCACTTTCGTCTTCGATAACCTTGGCAGAAGATGCTGAAGACGTTTCAGCTAATAATGGTGAAGCAGTCGAGCGCATTGCGGTATTGGGTTCTCGTCGAATTGGACGCACCATCAGTGAAAGTAACGTTCCCGTAGACGTATTGTCGGCAGACGTACTTAAAGAAGGTGGTTTTACAGATATGAACCGCCAGCTACAAAATGCCGTACCTAGCTTTAACTATTATCAGCCATCACTTGTTGATGGCACAGAGCACATTAAGCCTGCATCACTTCGTGGATTAGCTCCAGATCAAACTCTGGTTCTACTTAACGGTCGTCGTTTTCATTCCAGTGCCTTATTAAACTTAAATGCTAGTGCTGGGCGAGGCTCAGTTTCTGTTGATCTAAATGCAATTCCTTCAGCTGCCATTGAGCGTATTGAGATTTTACGTGATGGTGCAGCGGCGCAATATGGTTCAGATGCTATTGCGGGTGTGATAAACATCATTACTAAAAAAGATGCAGAAGGCGGTGTTTTCAATCTTACTGCTGGTCAACATATTACGACTTTAGATGGTGTTCCTAAGCTAATAGGCGTACAAACCGATGCTAATGGTAATGTTGTGCCTAATGGCAGTAACCGTGTGGCGGGCATTTATGGTAAAGACATCTCACGTAAAGACGGTGAGACGGTAAGTCTATCTGGTAACGCGGGTTTTGGTTTCCTAGAAACGGGTTATGTAAATCTAACCGCTGAATATAACAATGCCAATGCAACTAAGCGTGGTGGCTTGGATGATGGTGACACTTACACCAAAAATCCAGATGGGACATTTGATAAGCGTGAAATCACGGTAAATCGTGATCGTTTCTCTTTCGGTGCGCCTAAAAGCAAGTCTTATTCTTTACTTGCAAGCTCTGGTTATGAGTTTGATTCTGGTAGTGAGTTATACTCGACGTTTACACTTCAAAATCGTAAATCTGTATCAGGTGCATTTTTCCGTGAAGCCGCTGATGAAGGTTTGTTGATCCAAAAGATCTATCCAGATGGTTTTACGCCACAAGTCCATGCCGATATCGATGACTGGTCATTATTAACGGGCTTTAAAGGAACGCTTGGTGAGTGGGATTACAACACCAGTGTGGTAACGGGTAAGAACAGTGTCGCTTACAACAATACCAACACCGCGAACGCAACCTATTTACTGGATACACCTACTAGCTTTTATGGCGGTAAGTTAATTTCTGGTCAAGATGTCGTCAATGTCGATTTTACTCGTTTTTACGATGTTGCCTTCTTAGACTCTCCGATAGCATTTTCTGTAGGTGCTGAATACCGCAGAGACAGTTACGAGATCCGCTCTGGTGATGTTAAAGCTTATACCAACCGTCCATCATTAGATGCGGATGGCAAGCCGATTTTTGATGATAAAGGTAACCCCGTTTATCCAACCAAGCGTTTGTTTGCGCAAGGCTCTATATTCTTCTCTAAAAACAGTGAAGTTGATAAAAGTCGCAATTCAAAAGCGATTTATGCCGAAGTTGATGCCGATCTAACCGATGATTGGAACTTAGTTTTAGCGGCACGTTACGAAAACTACTCTGATTTTGGTAGCACCACTAACGGTAAAATTGCCACTCGTTATAACCTAACCGATGACTTGGCCATTCGTGGTTCATTCAGTACTGGTTTTAGAGCACCGTCGTTACAGCAACAGTTTTATACCTCAACCAATACCAACATTATTGAAGGTAAAGCCTTTGAGGTGGGTACGGTTGCGGCAACCAGCAAAGCGGCTAGAGCATTAGGTGGAAAGCAACTTGATGCAGAAAAAGCAACCAACTATAGCTTAGGTTTTACTTGGGACCTTCTTGAGAACTTAAACCTAACGTTTGATGCTTACCGCATTGAAATTGACGATAGAATTGTTCTATCAGAAACACTAGGAAACGATGACGCTGAGCGTAAAATCGTTGAAAAAGTATTTGCTGAAAACAAGATCGAAGGTATTAACGCAATCCGATTCTTTATCAATGGTGTGAATAGCACTACCGAAGGGATTGATGTAAACCTTGCTTATCAAACAGAAGTATTAGCGGGTGATCTTAAGCTGTCTACTGGCTTTAACTACAATAAAACCGAAGTGAGTGATGTATTAAATACCGCAGGTCCATCTTCATTGTTCACTTCTGATCAATTGTTTACTCGTCGTGAGCGTGCCCGTTTAGAAAATGCGGCACCCAAGCAAAAAGCCAATGTTACTGCGAACTGGAACAAAGACGCACTGAGCTTAATGCTACGCACTAACTACTATGGTGAAGTTACTCAACCTTCTTCTCAGAGTAAAAATGATGTCACAATTGATAAAGCGTTTATTTGGGATGCCGAAGCGAGCTATAAAATCACTGAGAATCTAGTGACCAGTATTGGTGTTAATAACTTATTTGATAAGTACCCAACTTCTGGCATTGAGCGCGATTTGAAAGCAGGTAAGAAACCAAGTCAATTTGATTACATTCTGCCGTACGCTAACTTTTCACCATACGGCTTCCAAGGTCGGTATGTGTATCTAAGAGCAAGTTTAAGTTTTTAA
- a CDS encoding adenine phosphoribosyltransferase, producing MAAEDPLAFEKYQTIRRASDGVLCDTNGMSLVGWHNHGGAKTEIELQRAMSFLDINTEHKSYKRFCDIFRMTADGRAFHACCEQMAEEYEGKHFDRVVGTESRGFIFGCALACKLGAGFVPVRKAGKLPGKVLEVESQVQYAKNQLETSSGYFEVGDRVLYCDDLIATGNTAKDSIELIKKAGGKVTEAVFLISIPSLGGEELLKKMGVRVYKLFDMEGDISVIKQWFIHTHS from the coding sequence ATGGCTGCTGAAGACCCTCTTGCTTTTGAGAAATATCAAACAATAAGAAGAGCCAGCGATGGCGTTTTGTGTGATACAAACGGTATGAGTCTAGTCGGTTGGCATAATCATGGCGGAGCAAAAACAGAGATTGAATTACAGCGTGCAATGAGCTTTTTAGATATCAATACTGAACACAAATCGTATAAACGTTTTTGCGATATCTTCAGAATGACTGCTGACGGCAGAGCTTTTCATGCTTGTTGTGAGCAAATGGCCGAAGAATATGAAGGTAAGCATTTTGATCGAGTCGTTGGAACTGAGTCAAGAGGGTTTATTTTTGGTTGTGCCCTTGCTTGTAAACTTGGCGCAGGTTTTGTTCCCGTAAGAAAAGCTGGGAAGTTACCAGGGAAAGTATTAGAAGTGGAGTCCCAAGTTCAATATGCTAAAAACCAATTGGAAACATCGAGCGGTTATTTTGAAGTTGGAGATAGGGTCCTTTATTGTGATGATTTGATTGCGACGGGAAATACAGCAAAGGACAGTATTGAGCTCATAAAAAAAGCAGGCGGGAAAGTAACAGAGGCTGTATTTTTAATTTCAATTCCCAGTCTTGGAGGTGAAGAGTTACTGAAAAAAATGGGCGTTAGAGTATATAAACTGTTTGATATGGAAGGCGATATTTCAGTCATTAAGCAATGGTTTATTCATACACACTCATAA